In a genomic window of Magnolia sinica isolate HGM2019 chromosome 16, MsV1, whole genome shotgun sequence:
- the LOC131229475 gene encoding DNA replication ATP-dependent helicase/nuclease JHS1-like isoform X1 codes for MSHEMSVGTDPLEKALIIPLERVYHAHSSVSEKCRGPNPSCAQNPFKVLRLLNEHSGEERILHLYDEWGRTIVVPEMTRHLDDLCSYYTYNR; via the exons ATGTCTCATGAGATGTCTGTGGGAACTGATCCTCTGGAGAAAGCATTAATCATTCCGTTAGAAAGGGTCTATCATGCTCATTCCAGT GTTTCTGAGAAGTGTAGAGGTCCAAATCCATCATGTGCCCAAAACCCTTTTAAG GTCCTTCGGTTATTGAATGAACACAGTGGAGAAGAGCGGATTTTGCACTTGTATGATGAATG GGGCCGTACTATTGTGGTGCCAGAGATGACAAGGCATTTGGATGATCTCTGCTCCTATTATACTTACAACCGGTGA
- the LOC131229475 gene encoding DNA replication ATP-dependent helicase/nuclease JHS1-like isoform X2, protein MSHEMSVGTDPLEKALIIPLERVSEKCRGPNPSCAQNPFKVLRLLNEHSGEERILHLYDEWGRTIVVPEMTRHLDDLCSYYTYNR, encoded by the exons ATGTCTCATGAGATGTCTGTGGGAACTGATCCTCTGGAGAAAGCATTAATCATTCCGTTAGAAAGG GTTTCTGAGAAGTGTAGAGGTCCAAATCCATCATGTGCCCAAAACCCTTTTAAG GTCCTTCGGTTATTGAATGAACACAGTGGAGAAGAGCGGATTTTGCACTTGTATGATGAATG GGGCCGTACTATTGTGGTGCCAGAGATGACAAGGCATTTGGATGATCTCTGCTCCTATTATACTTACAACCGGTGA